In Rahnella variigena, one DNA window encodes the following:
- the cas3f gene encoding type I-F CRISPR-associated helicase Cas3f: MNILLVSECNKKALTETRRIIDQFAERKGERTWQTAITMEGLNTLRRILKRTARRNTAVACHWIKSNNQTEVLWVVGNIRKFNDKGSVPTNTTQRDIVKSGSENAFHSMQTIGLLAAIAGLFHDFGKASQLFQNKLSGKGKGFEPFRHEWVSVRLFQAYVGQQTDEQWLTRLQHVSAEDEYAMIQNLARNNVSHSYNSPLEGLPPVARLVAWLIVSHHRLPVYPRRNDNYTNPPQLSDIQHWQDKQFAPCWNSTNMDAPWTAKEQRAVWQFPHGTPMQSAIWRSKAHKFAARALQLPLFTSPHIAPEHRFTRHLARLVLMLADHLYSSLDATAGWQDPAFLPIANTGTRQHLDEHNIGVSQNAWLLARSLPYLRDTLPAITRHKGFKKRAQQETFRWQDKAFDLTCGLQENARQQGFFGVNMASTGCGKTLANARIMYGLADEKRGCRFSVALGLRTLTLQTGDALGEKLHLDKEDLAVLIGSQAVKQLHQLHHDTADIKNTGSQSADELFAEHQYVRYDGSPDTGRLGQWLKGKDALLKLISAPVLVTTIDHLMPACESLRGGHQIAPMLRLLTSDLVLDEPDDFDMADLPALCRLVNWAGMLGSRVLLSSATLAPALVQALFSAYVAGRKAYQQACGQPGLPVNVCCAWFDEFNVAEGQHMTGKSYGQQHREFVAKRVSLLQQASPLRQASLVTVSPESARENDVVNAVSARVHQSLLELHNAHHKGKKLTVGIVRMANIDPLVAVAKRLMTTPSPANLQLHYCVYHSQYPLAMRAHIENRLDVMLTRHDEDAVWQVKEVRKALAAHPEKQHIFVVLATSVAEIGRDHDYDWAIAEPSSMRSLIQLAGRVQRHRQSVPQTPNIHILHKNVKALRKKTPAYCKPGFESGGNAFASHDLHDLLRPEEYETLSAIPRIQERETADPLLSMNDMEHGRLWPELLGRKPCGDNYAARWWRDHADWCGELQQRNPFRQSAPDQQYYLWLEEEGDEPRFRQPDEGTEGWKDSSGFKAIDQEYAEGVSPWMEMNCETLYQELADSFGWELDRVSKTFGEICLADDENKRWHWHEALGVFGALD, from the coding sequence AAGTCCGGCAGCGAAAATGCTTTTCACAGTATGCAGACTATCGGATTACTTGCTGCTATCGCCGGGCTTTTTCATGATTTTGGCAAAGCCAGTCAGTTGTTCCAGAATAAACTCAGCGGGAAGGGGAAAGGCTTTGAACCGTTCAGGCACGAATGGGTGTCTGTTCGTTTATTTCAGGCATATGTCGGCCAGCAGACCGATGAACAATGGCTGACCCGTTTGCAGCATGTCAGTGCTGAAGACGAATACGCCATGATACAAAACCTGGCCCGCAATAATGTCAGCCATAGTTATAACAGCCCGCTGGAAGGTCTGCCGCCGGTTGCGCGTCTGGTGGCCTGGCTGATTGTTTCACATCACCGCCTGCCGGTGTATCCGCGTCGAAACGACAACTACACCAATCCGCCGCAACTTTCGGATATTCAGCACTGGCAGGATAAGCAATTTGCGCCGTGCTGGAACTCCACCAATATGGATGCGCCGTGGACGGCAAAAGAACAACGCGCTGTCTGGCAGTTCCCGCACGGTACGCCGATGCAAAGCGCGATATGGCGCAGCAAAGCGCACAAATTTGCCGCACGCGCGCTGCAACTGCCGCTGTTTACTTCGCCTCATATCGCACCTGAACACCGTTTTACCCGCCATCTCGCACGGCTGGTACTGATGCTGGCTGACCATTTGTACTCTTCGCTGGATGCGACAGCGGGCTGGCAGGATCCGGCGTTTTTGCCCATTGCCAACACCGGCACCAGACAACATCTTGATGAGCACAATATTGGCGTCAGCCAGAACGCATGGTTGCTGGCACGCAGTCTGCCGTATCTGCGGGATACGTTACCGGCCATCACACGGCATAAAGGATTTAAAAAACGCGCTCAGCAGGAGACGTTTCGCTGGCAGGATAAAGCATTCGACTTAACCTGCGGACTGCAGGAAAACGCCCGTCAGCAGGGATTTTTCGGCGTCAATATGGCCTCGACCGGTTGCGGGAAAACGCTGGCGAATGCGCGGATCATGTACGGGCTGGCGGATGAAAAACGTGGCTGTCGTTTCTCTGTCGCGCTGGGTCTGCGGACGCTGACTTTACAGACCGGTGACGCACTGGGCGAGAAACTGCATCTCGATAAAGAAGATCTGGCAGTGCTGATCGGCTCGCAGGCGGTAAAGCAGTTGCATCAGCTTCATCACGATACCGCCGACATAAAGAATACCGGCAGCCAGTCTGCGGATGAACTCTTTGCTGAGCATCAGTATGTGCGTTACGACGGTTCGCCTGATACCGGCAGGTTAGGGCAGTGGCTCAAAGGTAAAGACGCTCTCCTGAAACTCATCAGCGCGCCGGTTCTGGTGACGACGATCGACCATCTGATGCCTGCCTGTGAAAGTCTGCGCGGCGGTCATCAGATTGCCCCGATGCTCAGGCTGCTGACTTCTGATCTGGTTCTCGACGAACCCGATGATTTTGATATGGCTGATTTGCCTGCATTGTGCCGGTTAGTGAACTGGGCGGGAATGCTGGGTTCACGGGTGTTGCTTTCATCGGCGACGCTGGCACCGGCGCTGGTGCAGGCATTATTCAGTGCGTATGTCGCAGGGCGAAAAGCGTATCAGCAAGCCTGCGGCCAGCCCGGTTTGCCGGTGAACGTGTGCTGCGCGTGGTTTGATGAATTTAATGTCGCGGAAGGTCAGCATATGACCGGCAAATCTTACGGACAACAGCACCGCGAATTTGTGGCAAAACGGGTGTCTTTATTGCAACAGGCCAGCCCGCTGCGGCAGGCATCGCTGGTCACGGTGTCACCGGAAAGCGCCCGTGAGAATGATGTAGTCAATGCGGTGTCCGCGCGGGTTCATCAGTCGTTACTGGAACTGCACAATGCGCATCACAAAGGCAAAAAACTCACCGTCGGTATTGTCCGTATGGCTAACATCGATCCGCTGGTCGCGGTGGCAAAACGTCTGATGACAACGCCGTCTCCGGCAAATTTACAACTGCATTATTGCGTCTATCACAGCCAGTATCCGCTGGCGATGCGGGCTCATATCGAAAACCGTCTTGATGTGATGCTGACCCGCCATGACGAAGACGCTGTCTGGCAGGTGAAAGAAGTGCGTAAGGCTTTGGCCGCGCATCCGGAAAAGCAGCATATTTTTGTCGTGCTCGCGACTTCTGTTGCGGAAATCGGAAGAGATCATGATTACGACTGGGCCATCGCTGAGCCCAGTTCCATGCGTTCGCTTATCCAGCTCGCCGGACGTGTTCAGCGCCATCGTCAGTCAGTCCCGCAAACACCCAATATTCATATCCTGCATAAAAACGTCAAGGCACTGAGAAAGAAGACGCCTGCCTACTGCAAACCGGGTTTTGAAAGCGGCGGGAATGCCTTTGCCAGCCACGATCTGCATGACTTACTGCGGCCGGAAGAATACGAAACTCTCAGCGCCATTCCGCGTATACAAGAGCGGGAAACAGCGGATCCTCTGCTGAGCATGAACGATATGGAACACGGACGATTATGGCCGGAGTTACTTGGGAGAAAGCCCTGCGGCGACAACTATGCCGCCCGCTGGTGGCGTGATCACGCCGACTGGTGCGGCGAATTACAACAGAGAAACCCCTTCCGCCAGTCAGCACCCGATCAGCAATATTATTTGTGGCTGGAGGAAGAGGGCGACGAGCCGCGTTTTCGACAACCGGATGAGGGAACTGAAGGCTGGAAGGATAGCAGCGGATTTAAGGCCATTGATCAGGAATATGCCGAAGGTGTCAGTCCGTGGATGGAGATGAACTGCGAAACGCTCTATCAGGAACTGGCAGACAGTTTCGGCTGGGAACTTGACCGCGTCAGTAAAACGTTTGGAGAAATCTGTTTAGCCGACGACGAAAACAAACGGTGGCACTGGCACGAAGCGTTAGGGGTGTTTGGTGCACTCGATTAA